A DNA window from Paenibacillus sp. HWE-109 contains the following coding sequences:
- a CDS encoding DUF1835 domain-containing protein: MPRILHIVNGDAFGNKLRASGIDGDILVWRESLYEGPVGMRMSDSALLPLRAAYMNQRHGIPEALFSATTKQQEEALDTLSAETDEVVLWFEHDLYDQLMLCYLLSRLHDRANRPFQLSLLSLGEFPGIDIFNGLGQLSTDQIASLHHTWVPVEVGQLRLAHRVWTAISAAEPDVLASLIEEDLSLLPFLKKALQANYDRYPSMHNGLNAIQQLILSRLKESGMPILHLFQQISDEFSGYGLGDLQFWSILEDLRLCTEPLLQISEGRRLPQYGEVLPLDFENWRVNITDLGILVHNGARDHLSINGVDDWIGGVRLLGKDQVWRRNTVTMGLFKM; encoded by the coding sequence ATGCCCAGAATTCTGCATATTGTGAACGGAGACGCATTCGGCAATAAATTGCGAGCATCGGGGATCGATGGAGATATTCTAGTATGGCGTGAGTCTTTATATGAGGGGCCTGTTGGCATGCGAATGTCCGATAGCGCCCTTTTACCTCTTAGAGCAGCTTATATGAATCAGCGCCATGGCATTCCCGAAGCATTATTCAGCGCTACGACCAAACAGCAAGAGGAAGCTTTGGACACCCTCTCAGCAGAGACAGATGAGGTTGTTTTATGGTTTGAGCATGATCTATATGATCAATTGATGCTCTGTTATTTGCTTTCTCGTCTGCACGATAGGGCTAATCGTCCTTTTCAATTGTCTTTATTAAGCCTAGGGGAGTTCCCTGGTATCGATATATTTAATGGGTTGGGACAGCTATCAACGGATCAGATCGCAAGCTTGCACCATACATGGGTGCCTGTTGAAGTCGGTCAACTACGCCTTGCTCATCGGGTTTGGACTGCCATATCCGCTGCTGAGCCTGACGTATTGGCTTCTTTAATAGAAGAAGATCTTTCCCTATTGCCTTTTCTTAAAAAGGCCCTGCAGGCCAATTACGACCGTTACCCGTCGATGCATAATGGATTGAACGCCATACAGCAGCTCATCTTGTCACGTCTCAAAGAGTCAGGTATGCCTATCTTGCATTTGTTCCAACAGATAAGTGATGAATTCAGCGGCTATGGACTTGGTGATTTGCAGTTTTGGAGTATCCTTGAGGATCTTAGGCTATGCACCGAGCCGCTTCTCCAAATAAGTGAAGGCAGAAGGCTTCCGCAATATGGTGAAGTTCTACCGCTTGACTTTGAAAATTGGCGAGTAAACATAACTGATTTGGGTATACTTGTTCATAATGGAGCGAGAGATCATCTTTCAATTAACGGTGTTGATGATTGGATTGGTGGCGTTCGTTTGCTTGGAAAAGACCAGGTGTGGCGCCGAAACACTGTAACCATGGGGCTTTTCAAGATGTAA